In Glaciimonas sp. PCH181, a single genomic region encodes these proteins:
- a CDS encoding IlvD/Edd family dehydratase, producing MTIDKTRPLRSAEWFGSNDKNGFMYRSWMKNQGIPDHEFHGKPIIGICNTWSELTPCNAHFRKIAEHVKNGILEAGGFPVEFPVFSNGESNLRPTAMLTRNLASIDVEESIRGNPMDAVVLLVGCDKTTPALLMGAASCDIPAIVVTGGPMLNGKHNGKDIGSGTAVWQLSEAVKAGKISMHEFMSAEGGMSRSAGTCNTMGTASTMACMAEALGTSLPHNAAIPAVDSRRYVLAHMSGMRIVDMVWEDLRLSKILTREAFENAIRVNAAIGGSTNAVIHLKAIAGRIGVNLDLEDWTTVGRGTPTIVDLQPSGRFLMEEFYYAGGLPGVLRRLGDGNLLPHKDALTVNGKSIWENTLDAPVYNDEVIRTLDNPLIADGGICILRGNLAPRGAVLKPSAASPELMQHRGRAVVFEDFSHYKIRINDPELEVDASSVLVMKNCGPKGYPGMAEVGNMGLPPKLLAQGVKDMVRISDARMSGTAYGTVVLHVAPEAAAGGPLGIVQDGDWIELDCHAGRLHLDISDAEMATRQTARAAAADTNPPAMKGGYQQLYIDRVLQADEGCDFDFLVGCRGSAVPKHSH from the coding sequence ATGACAATCGATAAAACACGTCCTTTACGTTCTGCTGAATGGTTTGGCAGCAATGATAAAAACGGTTTCATGTATCGCAGCTGGATGAAAAATCAGGGCATTCCTGATCATGAATTTCACGGTAAGCCGATTATCGGGATTTGCAATACCTGGTCTGAACTGACGCCGTGTAACGCGCACTTTCGCAAAATTGCAGAGCACGTAAAAAACGGCATTCTGGAGGCGGGCGGTTTTCCGGTTGAGTTCCCGGTTTTCTCTAACGGTGAATCAAATCTGCGCCCGACGGCGATGCTGACACGCAATCTCGCCAGTATCGACGTCGAAGAATCCATCCGAGGTAATCCAATGGATGCTGTAGTGCTGCTGGTCGGTTGCGATAAGACCACGCCTGCACTGCTGATGGGCGCTGCCAGTTGCGATATTCCCGCGATTGTCGTTACCGGCGGACCAATGTTGAACGGTAAGCATAACGGCAAAGATATCGGCTCTGGCACTGCGGTTTGGCAACTGAGCGAAGCGGTCAAGGCTGGCAAAATTTCGATGCATGAATTCATGTCGGCTGAAGGCGGAATGTCGCGCTCGGCGGGTACTTGTAATACGATGGGAACCGCCTCTACCATGGCTTGCATGGCTGAAGCGCTGGGTACATCGTTACCGCACAATGCAGCAATTCCCGCAGTCGATTCGCGCCGTTATGTATTGGCGCATATGTCCGGCATGCGGATTGTTGATATGGTGTGGGAAGACTTGCGTCTATCCAAAATTCTGACACGTGAAGCGTTTGAAAACGCGATCCGCGTCAATGCTGCGATTGGCGGCTCGACCAATGCTGTGATCCATCTGAAAGCGATCGCTGGTCGTATCGGCGTCAATCTTGATTTGGAAGACTGGACCACAGTGGGACGCGGTACGCCGACGATCGTTGATCTGCAACCTTCCGGTCGTTTCCTGATGGAAGAGTTCTATTACGCCGGTGGTTTGCCAGGCGTATTGCGTCGTCTGGGAGACGGTAATTTGTTGCCGCACAAAGATGCGCTGACCGTTAACGGCAAGAGTATTTGGGAAAATACCCTGGACGCGCCAGTCTATAACGACGAAGTGATTCGCACACTCGATAATCCGCTCATTGCAGACGGCGGCATTTGTATCTTGCGCGGCAATCTCGCACCACGCGGTGCGGTATTGAAGCCATCCGCCGCCTCGCCGGAATTGATGCAGCATCGCGGTCGCGCAGTGGTATTCGAAGATTTCAGCCATTACAAAATCCGTATCAATGACCCTGAATTAGAAGTCGATGCCAGCTCCGTATTGGTGATGAAAAATTGCGGTCCAAAGGGCTATCCGGGCATGGCAGAAGTCGGCAATATGGGCTTGCCACCTAAGTTGTTAGCGCAAGGCGTCAAGGATATGGTGCGTATTTCCGATGCAAGAATGAGCGGCACTGCCTATGGCACCGTGGTATTACACGTCGCACCGGAAGCCGCTGCCGGCGGACCGCTGGGCATCGTTCAAGATGGCGATTGGATTGAGCTAGATTGTCACGCAGGGCGCTTGCATCTGGATATCAGCGACGCAGAAATGGCGACGCGCCAGACTGCACGCGCGGCTGCCGCAGACACCAATCCGCCAGCTATGAAGGGCGGCTATCAACAACTTTACATCGACCGCGTATTGCAAGCGGACGAAGGTTGCGACTTCGACTTTTTGGTGGGCTGTCGCGGCTCAGCCGTGCCGAAGCATTCGCACTAA
- the mmsB gene encoding multiple monosaccharide ABC transporter permease produces the protein MNQKIATSDTQLDGPIPIAESKDYAGFLKKNMREYGMLLSLIAIMAFFQYMTDGTLMRPLNLTNLVLQNSYIVIMALGMLMVIVAGHIDLSVGSVVGFVGALAAVLMVNFHLNFIVTIIICLIAGALIGAAQGYFVAFFRIPSFIVTLAGMLVFKGLTLALLDGQSVGPFPDAFQRLSSGFIPDPIGGVDLRITSLVVGIVVAVTLIVVKWRGRISQTKHGMEDEPFTFFVLKNIVFVAIVIFFSYLLASYKGMPNVLIIMFMLMVVYTFIANRTTIGRRVYAVGGNEKAAKLSGIKTARVSFYTFVNMGMLAALAGLIFAARLNTATPKAGTGFELDVIAACFIGGASASGGVGKVMGAVIGAFVMGVMNNGMSIMGIGIDYQQVIKGLVLLAAVCVDVYNKNK, from the coding sequence ATGAACCAAAAAATTGCTACCAGCGACACTCAGTTGGACGGACCGATTCCAATAGCCGAATCCAAGGATTACGCCGGTTTTCTGAAAAAGAACATGCGCGAATACGGCATGTTGCTGTCCCTGATCGCAATCATGGCGTTCTTTCAGTACATGACCGATGGCACTTTGATGCGGCCGTTGAACCTGACCAATCTGGTCCTCCAAAACAGCTACATCGTCATCATGGCGCTGGGTATGTTGATGGTGATTGTGGCGGGGCACATCGATTTGTCTGTGGGTTCTGTAGTAGGTTTTGTCGGCGCATTGGCTGCCGTATTGATGGTGAATTTTCATCTGAACTTTATCGTCACGATCATCATTTGCCTGATCGCCGGTGCGCTCATTGGCGCGGCGCAAGGCTATTTTGTCGCGTTTTTCAGAATCCCGTCTTTCATCGTTACCTTGGCAGGCATGCTGGTATTTAAAGGATTGACGCTGGCATTGTTAGACGGTCAATCAGTGGGACCTTTTCCTGATGCTTTTCAACGACTAAGCTCCGGCTTTATTCCGGACCCGATTGGCGGCGTTGATTTACGGATTACATCCTTGGTGGTGGGCATAGTGGTGGCGGTGACGTTGATTGTCGTCAAATGGCGCGGTCGGATTAGTCAAACCAAGCACGGAATGGAAGACGAGCCGTTCACCTTTTTTGTCTTGAAAAATATTGTTTTCGTTGCAATCGTCATATTTTTCAGTTACTTGCTGGCGTCTTATAAAGGTATGCCGAATGTCTTGATCATCATGTTTATGTTGATGGTGGTGTACACCTTTATCGCCAATCGTACGACCATCGGACGTCGCGTTTATGCCGTCGGTGGTAACGAAAAAGCCGCAAAACTTTCCGGTATCAAAACCGCCCGAGTATCGTTTTACACCTTCGTCAATATGGGCATGCTGGCGGCGTTGGCCGGATTGATTTTTGCAGCACGTCTGAATACGGCGACACCTAAAGCGGGTACTGGATTTGAACTGGATGTAATTGCGGCCTGTTTCATCGGCGGCGCTTCGGCATCCGGCGGCGTCGGCAAAGTCATGGGCGCAGTAATCGGTGCGTTTGTGATGGGCGTGATGAATAACGGTATGTCGATCATGGGTATCGGCATCGATTATCAGCAGGTAATTAAAGGGTTGGTGTTATTGGCTGCGGTGTGTGTAGACGTTTATAACAAGAATAAATAA
- the mmsA gene encoding multiple monosaccharide ABC transporter ATP-binding protein: METILEMRGIQKTFPGVKALDNVNLKVRSGEIHALVGENGAGKSTLMKVLSGVFPHGTYTGEIHFQGQERQFKGIADSEKIGIIIIHQELALVPLLSITENIFLGNEQATNGVIDDALSYNKAKELLKKVGLKESPATLITNLGVGKQQLIEIAKALSKKVKLLILDEPTASLNESDSDALLELLLELKAEGISSILISHKLNEISKVADSITILRDGSTVDTLDCHKEVISEDRIIQNMVGREMADRYPKRTPDIGETIFEVKQWRVHHPLHPDREVIKGVNFHVKKGEIVGIAGLMGAGRTELAMSIFGRTYGKRISGQVFLRGKEIDVGTVQKAINHGIAYVTEDRKGYGLILDEDIKKNITLANLGGISNMMVIDEGQEFKVAADYRGKLRIRCANVFQKVLNLSGGNQQKVVLSKWLFSNPDVLILDEPTRGIDVGAKYEIYNIISQLAAEGKCIIMISSEMPELLGMCDRTYVMNEGNFVGEFLAAEASQEKIMRAIVKNAKIGDN; the protein is encoded by the coding sequence ATGGAAACTATCCTTGAGATGCGGGGAATCCAGAAAACATTTCCGGGCGTCAAGGCGCTGGATAATGTCAATCTGAAAGTTCGTAGCGGCGAAATCCACGCGCTGGTTGGCGAAAACGGCGCAGGTAAATCAACCTTGATGAAAGTGCTGAGTGGTGTGTTTCCCCACGGTACTTATACCGGCGAAATTCATTTTCAAGGCCAGGAACGCCAATTCAAAGGGATCGCCGATAGCGAAAAAATCGGCATTATCATCATCCATCAAGAATTGGCCTTAGTACCGTTGTTATCCATCACCGAAAATATTTTTCTCGGCAATGAGCAGGCTACAAATGGCGTCATTGACGATGCTTTGTCGTACAACAAAGCCAAAGAATTACTCAAAAAAGTCGGACTGAAAGAATCGCCTGCCACGTTGATCACCAATCTGGGTGTGGGTAAACAACAGTTGATTGAGATCGCCAAGGCGCTCTCCAAGAAAGTGAAATTGCTGATTTTGGATGAGCCGACGGCCAGTCTGAATGAAAGCGATAGCGATGCGCTGCTGGAGTTGCTGCTTGAACTGAAGGCAGAGGGAATTTCTTCTATCCTGATTTCGCACAAACTCAACGAAATTTCCAAAGTCGCCGATTCGATCACGATTCTGCGAGATGGTTCGACCGTGGATACGCTGGATTGCCACAAAGAAGTCATCAGCGAAGATCGCATTATCCAGAATATGGTCGGCCGTGAAATGGCGGATCGTTATCCTAAACGCACCCCCGATATCGGCGAGACCATTTTTGAAGTCAAGCAGTGGCGTGTACATCATCCGCTGCATCCTGATCGCGAAGTGATCAAAGGCGTTAATTTTCATGTAAAAAAAGGCGAAATCGTCGGCATTGCCGGATTGATGGGCGCTGGCCGTACCGAACTGGCGATGAGTATTTTTGGGCGCACTTACGGCAAACGTATCAGCGGACAGGTTTTTTTACGCGGTAAAGAAATTGACGTCGGCACGGTCCAAAAAGCTATTAATCACGGCATCGCCTATGTCACTGAAGACAGAAAGGGCTACGGCCTGATTCTGGACGAAGACATCAAGAAAAATATCACGCTGGCAAATCTCGGCGGTATTTCGAACATGATGGTGATCGATGAAGGCCAGGAATTTAAGGTCGCGGCGGACTATCGCGGCAAGCTGCGTATCCGTTGCGCCAATGTGTTTCAAAAAGTGCTGAATTTGTCAGGCGGCAACCAACAAAAAGTCGTACTCAGTAAATGGCTGTTTTCCAATCCGGACGTACTAATTCTGGATGAACCGACACGCGGTATCGACGTCGGTGCCAAGTACGAAATTTATAACATCATCAGCCAACTGGCGGCTGAGGGCAAATGCATCATCATGATCTCGTCGGAAATGCCGGAATTGCTGGGCATGTGCGATCGTACTTATGTGATGAACGAAGGTAACTTCGTTGGAGAATTTTTGGCCGCAGAAGCCTCACAAGAAAAAATTATGCGTGCGATAGTCAAAAACGCAAAGATTGGAGATAACTAA
- the chvE gene encoding multiple monosaccharide ABC transporter substrate-binding protein gives MIGLIGVASQVSAQEKGLVGISMPTKSSARWIADGDNMVKVFKEKGYKTDLQYAEDDIPNQLAQIENMVTKGAKVLVIASIDGTTLSDVLQKAADKGVKIIAYDRLIRNSKNVNYYATFDNFQVGVLQAGYIEKALGLKSGKGPFNIELFGGSADDNNAFFFYNGAMSVLKPYIDSGKLVVRSKQMGMDKVSTLRWDGAVAQARMDNLLSAYYTNARVDAVLSPYDGLSIGILSSLKGVGYGTPKLPMPVVTGQDAEVPSVKSIIRGEQRSTVFKDTRELAKVTVGMVDAVLSNKTPEINDTKTYNNGVKVVPAYLLKPVIVDASNWKQVLVTGSGYYTEAQIK, from the coding sequence ATGATAGGTCTGATTGGCGTCGCATCACAGGTAAGCGCACAGGAAAAAGGGCTGGTAGGTATTTCAATGCCGACAAAGTCTTCCGCACGCTGGATTGCCGATGGCGACAATATGGTCAAAGTCTTTAAAGAAAAAGGGTACAAAACCGACTTGCAATACGCTGAAGATGACATTCCAAATCAGTTGGCGCAGATTGAAAACATGGTAACCAAGGGCGCAAAAGTACTGGTTATCGCCTCAATTGATGGCACCACGCTGTCCGATGTATTGCAAAAAGCCGCTGACAAAGGCGTGAAGATCATTGCGTATGATCGTTTGATCCGCAATTCAAAAAACGTCAATTACTACGCTACTTTCGATAACTTCCAAGTCGGTGTCCTGCAAGCTGGATACATCGAAAAAGCACTAGGTTTGAAGAGCGGCAAAGGCCCATTCAATATCGAACTTTTTGGCGGTTCGGCAGATGATAACAACGCGTTCTTTTTCTACAATGGTGCGATGTCGGTGTTGAAGCCGTATATCGACAGCGGCAAGCTGGTCGTTCGCAGCAAGCAAATGGGTATGGACAAAGTTTCTACGCTGCGCTGGGATGGTGCTGTGGCACAAGCGCGGATGGATAATTTGTTGAGTGCGTATTACACCAATGCTCGTGTAGATGCGGTTTTGTCGCCATATGATGGTTTGAGTATCGGTATTCTTTCGTCGCTAAAAGGCGTCGGTTACGGCACACCAAAACTGCCAATGCCAGTCGTGACTGGGCAAGATGCTGAAGTCCCATCGGTAAAATCGATTATCCGTGGCGAGCAGCGTTCAACCGTCTTCAAAGACACGCGTGAGTTGGCTAAAGTAACGGTCGGTATGGTCGATGCCGTCTTAAGCAACAAGACTCCTGAAATTAACGATACCAAGACTTATAACAATGGCGTGAAAGTTGTGCCTGCTTATCTGTTGAAACCGGTCATCGTAGATGCATCTAACTGGAAACAAGTGCTAGTCACTGGTAGCGGCTATTACACCGAAGCGCAAATTAAATAA
- a CDS encoding LysR family transcriptional regulator — translation MRLTFRQLQIFLAVAHSGSTTAASELVALSQSATSAALNELENLLDCRLFDRVGKRLILNDNGRLLLPQAAQVVDAANTIEQQFLSPEMAQGGGIRIGASTTIGSYLLPALVAAYRQQYSALQVRVTIANTADIVAAVGNYEVDVGLIEGPCHAADMLVEPWLLDDLLIVCAPHHPILEGRSLQEQAEKKVSVKALRDAEWLLREPGSGTREAVEQALLPHLHHLRQNCEFGNSEAIKHATAAGLGLSCLSRAVVNDFLESGRLVEMNTTLPRLHRHFYLIHSRQKILSLRLMQFLAFCRGWSGER, via the coding sequence ATGCGCCTTACGTTCAGACAATTACAAATATTCCTCGCGGTGGCGCACTCCGGCAGCACGACTGCCGCCTCAGAATTAGTCGCATTGTCCCAATCAGCCACCAGCGCCGCCCTGAACGAACTAGAAAACTTGCTGGATTGCCGCCTGTTTGATCGCGTCGGCAAGCGACTTATCCTGAACGACAATGGCCGCCTGTTATTGCCACAGGCCGCGCAGGTAGTCGACGCCGCCAACACCATCGAGCAACAATTCCTGTCGCCAGAGATGGCGCAGGGCGGCGGCATCCGCATCGGCGCCAGCACTACCATTGGGAGCTATCTGTTGCCAGCGCTGGTCGCCGCCTATCGCCAGCAATACAGCGCGCTGCAAGTACGCGTCACGATTGCCAATACTGCCGACATCGTTGCGGCAGTCGGTAACTACGAGGTCGATGTCGGTCTGATCGAAGGACCGTGCCACGCGGCAGACATGCTGGTAGAACCGTGGCTGCTAGACGACTTGCTCATTGTCTGCGCACCGCATCATCCGATTCTGGAAGGGCGCTCACTGCAAGAGCAAGCCGAGAAAAAAGTCAGCGTAAAAGCCCTGCGTGACGCCGAATGGTTATTGCGTGAGCCGGGTTCCGGCACGCGAGAAGCGGTCGAGCAAGCGCTATTGCCGCATCTGCATCATTTGCGCCAAAATTGTGAATTTGGTAATTCGGAAGCGATAAAACACGCCACAGCCGCCGGGCTTGGCCTGAGTTGTTTATCGCGGGCGGTAGTGAATGATTTTCTGGAAAGCGGACGTTTGGTAGAAATGAATACGACTTTACCAAGACTACATCGTCATTTTTATCTGATCCATAGCCGCCAAAAAATCTTGTCCCTGCGCTTAATGCAATTTCTGGCCTTCTGTCGTGGATGGTCGGGCGAAAGGTAA
- a CDS encoding YeiH family protein translates to MTSATNLPTLNATSSAAPRAGRLPANKSSLVLGLILSIVIAGVSTLAAKIQWLQNSGFSALTIAIVLGMVIGNTVYGRLAPGCAVGVDFSKKNLLRLGIILYGFRLTFQDIGNVGMSGVVIDALVLTSTFGMAVLLGTKVFKLDRNTVLLIGAGSSICGAAAVMATEPVVKAHPAQVTVAVATVVVFGSLAIFLYPMLYRLNEQYHFLANSALAFGVYTGSTVHEVAQVVAAARAISPEAANTAVIAKMVRVMMLAPFLMLLSAYISRRPTAAAKDSTKESSGSAPINGGKAALAVPWFAFGFVAVVGLNSMAWVPMHVTAVITDFDSVLLAMAMAALGLTTHFSALRQAGVRPLLFAAVLFGWLIVGGAVINSVVMRVLG, encoded by the coding sequence GTGACTAGCGCGACTAATTTACCTACTTTGAATGCTACATCGAGCGCCGCGCCGCGTGCCGGGCGCTTGCCAGCAAACAAATCTAGCCTTGTACTAGGGCTGATTTTGAGTATTGTGATTGCGGGCGTGTCGACGCTGGCTGCGAAGATTCAGTGGCTTCAGAATAGTGGTTTTAGTGCGCTGACGATTGCGATTGTTTTGGGGATGGTGATCGGGAATACCGTCTATGGACGGTTGGCACCGGGTTGCGCGGTGGGTGTTGATTTTTCTAAAAAAAACCTGCTGCGGTTGGGGATTATTTTGTATGGTTTCCGACTGACTTTTCAGGATATCGGGAACGTTGGCATGAGCGGCGTGGTGATTGATGCGTTGGTGTTGACGTCGACATTTGGGATGGCGGTTTTGCTGGGAACGAAGGTTTTCAAGTTGGATAGAAATACTGTTTTGTTGATTGGTGCAGGGAGTTCTATTTGCGGTGCTGCGGCGGTGATGGCGACTGAGCCGGTGGTGAAGGCGCATCCTGCGCAGGTGACTGTGGCGGTGGCGACGGTGGTGGTGTTTGGGTCGTTGGCGATTTTTTTGTATCCAATGTTGTATCGGTTAAATGAGCAGTATCACTTTTTGGCGAATTCGGCATTGGCGTTTGGGGTTTATACGGGGTCGACTGTGCATGAAGTGGCGCAGGTTGTGGCTGCGGCGCGGGCGATTAGTCCGGAGGCGGCAAATACGGCAGTGATTGCGAAGATGGTGCGGGTGATGATGTTGGCACCGTTTTTGATGTTGTTGTCGGCGTATATTTCGCGTCGGCCGACGGCAGCGGCTAAAGATTCGACTAAGGAGTCGTCTGGTTCTGCGCCTATCAACGGCGGTAAGGCTGCTTTGGCTGTGCCTTGGTTTGCGTTCGGTTTTGTTGCGGTGGTGGGGTTGAATTCGATGGCATGGGTGCCGATGCACGTTACGGCGGTTATTACGGATTTTGATTCTGTTTTATTGGCGATGGCGATGGCGGCATTAGGATTGACTACGCATTTTTCAGCCTTGCGGCAGGCTGGTGTTCGGCCGTTGTTGTTTGCTGCGGTGCTGTTTGGGTGGTTGATTGTGGGGGGAGCGGTTATTAATTCTGTGGTTATGAGGGTGCTTGGGTGA
- a CDS encoding IS256 family transposase, with protein sequence MAYIKRSERVKPDPELVKLADSLLANYKKPEDLIGENGLLKQLTKMLVERALEVEMTDHLGHDKSSSVTNDTSNTRNGHSLKTLKGDFGALSLDIPRDRQGAFAPQIVSKHQTRWTGFDDKIISLYARGLTVREIQSHLEEIYGAEVSPSLISSVTDAVSEEVKIWQARPLDALYPILYLDCIHVKVRDTGTVRTKAVYLAIGVNREGNKEVLGLWIAQTEGAKFWLSVVTELKNRGVQDIFIACVDGLKGFPEAIEVVYPKATVQLCIVHMVRNSLNFVSWKMRKEVAADLKRIYTAATIDEADIMLTEFESKWDKDYQAISLSWRRNWARITPFFDYPPEIRKVIYTTNAIESINMSLRKIIKTRSSFPTDEAVSKLFYLALNNISKKWTMPLRDWKGALNRFTIQFEERMTPI encoded by the coding sequence ATGGCCTACATAAAACGAAGCGAGCGGGTTAAGCCCGATCCTGAACTGGTGAAGCTGGCGGATAGCCTGCTTGCCAATTACAAGAAACCTGAAGACCTGATTGGCGAAAACGGTTTGCTCAAACAGCTCACCAAGATGCTCGTTGAACGTGCTTTGGAAGTCGAAATGACTGATCATCTGGGTCACGACAAAAGTAGTTCAGTCACGAACGACACGTCCAACACCCGTAATGGTCACAGCCTCAAGACGCTCAAAGGCGATTTTGGTGCGCTCTCCCTGGATATTCCCCGGGACCGCCAAGGTGCCTTTGCCCCGCAAATCGTCAGCAAGCATCAGACCCGATGGACTGGCTTTGACGACAAGATCATCTCGCTTTACGCCCGTGGTCTGACGGTCAGAGAGATTCAGAGCCACCTGGAAGAAATTTATGGTGCCGAAGTATCGCCCAGTCTGATCTCGTCAGTGACCGATGCGGTAAGCGAAGAGGTCAAGATCTGGCAGGCCAGACCGCTCGATGCCTTGTATCCGATTCTGTATCTCGACTGTATTCACGTCAAAGTGCGCGACACCGGCACGGTACGTACCAAGGCCGTCTACCTTGCCATCGGCGTGAATAGAGAAGGCAACAAGGAAGTTCTGGGACTGTGGATTGCGCAGACGGAAGGTGCCAAGTTCTGGCTTAGTGTCGTGACGGAACTGAAGAATCGCGGCGTGCAGGATATTTTTATTGCGTGTGTCGATGGATTAAAAGGTTTCCCTGAAGCCATCGAAGTGGTGTATCCAAAGGCGACCGTTCAATTATGCATTGTGCATATGGTGCGCAACAGTTTGAATTTCGTCTCCTGGAAAATGCGCAAGGAAGTCGCTGCCGATCTCAAGCGTATTTACACCGCAGCGACCATCGATGAGGCCGACATCATGCTCACCGAATTTGAATCCAAATGGGATAAGGACTACCAGGCGATCAGTTTGTCATGGCGCCGTAACTGGGCGCGGATTACGCCGTTCTTCGACTACCCACCTGAAATCCGCAAGGTCATTTACACCACCAACGCCATCGAATCGATTAATATGAGTCTGCGCAAAATCATCAAAACCCGCAGTTCATTTCCCACTGATGAGGCCGTCAGCAAACTTTTTTATCTGGCGCTCAACAACATCAGCAAGAAATGGACGATGCCATTACGGGACTGGAAAGGGGCACTCAACCGCTTCACAATCCAGTTTGAAGAACGGATGACACCGATTTAA